In a genomic window of Sardina pilchardus chromosome 20, fSarPil1.1, whole genome shotgun sequence:
- the mgst3b gene encoding microsomal glutathione S-transferase 3b, with protein sequence MMDVLDVLPSNFGLVIFTYLYSWIMLGYLAVQVGSARKKYDVKYPTMYSDKEPVFNCIQRAHQNTLEVYPQWLVFQTIAALVYPVAASVLGAIWVTSRFSYAWGYYTGDPAKRMRGVYGYIGYFGVIILSISVALQLLKVF encoded by the exons ATGATGGACGTTCTTGACGTGCTACCCTCAAATTTCGGCCTTGTGATCTTCACGTACCTATACAGTTGGATAATGCTGGGTTATCTTGCGGTCCAGGTTGGGTCTGCAAGGAAGAAATATGACGTGAAG TATCCAACAATGTACAGTGACAAGGAGCCAGTGTTCAACTGCATTCAGAGAGCACATCAGAATACCTTGGAGGTATATCCTCAGTGGCTCGTCTTTCAGACTATTGCAGCATTGGTCTACCCT GTTGCTGCCTCTGTGTTGGGTGCCATCTGGGTGACCAGTAGGTTCTCATATGCCTGGGGCTACTACACTGGAG ATCCTGCAAAGAGGATGCGTGGCGTTTATGGCTACATTGGATACTTCGGAGTCATCATTCTTTCAATTTCCGTTGCTTTGCAACTACTGAAAGtgttctga